The genomic region GAGTATCTCCATGCTTTTTCACAAATAACAAATTTCTTGTGTGTTGAAAAAAAGGCACATGGATTTTACAACAATCTGTTCTGCATGGTTGTTTTTGCTATGTTGTTCGATGATAAAAGATTAGAACGAACTCCATATAGCACATGTAGCTTTTGACTTCATCGTGGGACATGGGATCCACATTTCCTTATAGTTGGTGGTCTCCTCCATCCCTCATCAACTAAAATTATTTTCGTATCACAAATCTAAAtgtagtttttaaataaaaagaaaagttTTTGCAGCCACACGAATTTGCATGGGGCCATTACATTATTTGTACGCTGGAAGGCTAGTACAACCTCGTTTCCAAAAGCAAATAAAATCTTGATGAAAGTATGCTTAGAAGaattaaaggaataaaaataatagtCCAATGCACTCCGTGCGTGACGGTAATGTAGACCATGAAATCTCATGAGTAAATTCATGCACGTCCTCCAATCTGCGTATATTTATTAGTTGGGGATGGAAGGCAAGCATGCATAATGAAATAATCACGATGCTGAAGTAGTCAAATTTCGATTGCTGGTACTCACTTATTTGGTAAAAGTTCAAAATTAAGGACCTTTAGGAAGGCCATTCAAGTTAATATACCCCTCTTTTCCAAGCGACTTGCATAATTTAGCTGATTTTACCTTTGATATAGAACTATAAGGTTAGATCTTGTCTAATTCTAAGTGGCTGGTACAAGTCTAACACGAATATGATAGTAGAAACATACCACACACTAACAGTGAtaacaaaaatacatgtaaaatttaactattaaataatTAGATATGAACAAAATATGGTTGAGACAATGGTTTTCTAGAATTCTCCCACTTATTTCAAATACCTTGCAAAAGCATAAAGGGAATATTAGCATCTAAGTATTAAGGACTATGAGGCCATTATATTTATTACACCATCTAATGTTATTTGTGCTTACATGcttcatcaaatcatctaaaacaatcaccaaagagtcatcattttcaatcatcatccactatcctccaccatgtgatgagaaaaatggtatTGTGCATCTATATGCTTCATTTATACACAAAAAATTGGGTTTTGGCCAAGCTAATGACACCTTGACTCTCACATTGAGTTTAAACTATTGCTTGAATAAGGCCAACAATTCAACAAAAACTCTAAAACCAACTCACCTCCTTACAGGCATTACTAATTGTCATGTACTATACCTCTACAATGGATAAATGACTACAACCCATCACTTGCTCATTCAAGTAATAGAAACACTAAATAGGCTAAAGAAATAGCCACtagtagatattttatgatctacaTCTCCTGTCAAATCTAAGTCAACAATCCCTTGTGAGTAATCACCATAGTAGAAGATATAATAATTTATAGTGTTCTGCATTCACCTTAAGTCTCTCTTAATTGTTGTTCAATGCTCTATGCCAATATTAGCCATATAATAATCCCAAGGCTCCCATTACATCACCAATGTCTAGCTTTATgtaaaatataacataaattagAATATGAAGTAGACTAGTGTAAGGAACATGCAATATATACTCTACATTTAACGGTGAAGACGTATATATTACTTAACTAATAACTTAGTACCCAAGAAAATAGAAACATTTACTAGCATATAATTCtgcatactaaaatattacaacaCAAATTCAACATACTTAGTCTATCCCAATCAAACATTtcttatttctctctcttttcaatGCCTAGGATGCATATAGGAACCCCTAATTGTTTATGTTGAAATGTATTGAAATTTTATATACCATATCTCTAATCATCCATTCATTGTTACCAAATATCAACAAATGATCTATGCATAAATTGATAAAAAGAGATTGATTACCATcataaagtttaatttttaataattaaatagttGCTAAGGGGCCCAACGCCCAATACAGTAGAAAGTAAAGTCTATAAACAACATAACACAAAAAATAGGGGAAAAAAGAAACAATTATCGGCACCCCGATGACTACCATCTAGTACATAAAACCAACCCCACCAAAACCAAAGTCCAATATCTGACCAACTATATAGGCAACCAACATAATTAGGAAATACACTAGATTATAATACATAGCATATGAATTAAActtttgaaaccataattttggagATCATTGGACACCATATAAGTATTGCTTCAATTTATATGCTAATGAAACCTTGCCTTTTACCACATAGTAGTTGTTAGGCGTTATTCTTTTTCCTACAaatattatttaatctttctttggtttattaggagtggttaatgtgAATAAACATGGAAAAATACATAATCTACATGTACCACTTTCTAACACATGAGTAATTGAGTCACACACtcccttttggcttgttgtgcctccTTCCATAACCACGAGTTTGTTCTTACCTTTAGTAGGTTATAGGGTAATTaattttctcaccctcttttggcttttaTGCCACTAATTATAACTTCTTTTCTATCTTCACTTAAGGAGGTTATgctacatattttgacatttatcaAGTAGGTAAAACTTCCCATATTTTATGGGTAGTAGGAGTTAATGCACCTATTGGTAGCTTGGTGAGCGTATGAAGAGTattctcaagttctcttgcattgtctatattgttctttcATTTCAGATTTTGGCTCTACTATTTGATATTCGATTATCTATTAACTGTAGTTGCACATGATCTAGGTCAGACACGAGATTCTAGCCCGATTGTCACTTCCCAAAGAATCTAACATGGTACTGGAACTTGTTGTCTAGTACAGTTAATTTTAATATCTGGCTTTTATAGATTTGAGACTAACTGATAGCTATAATATTAAAAAACCAAGTATTCTCTTCTCCTACATCCTTGCATAGCCCTAATAATAAGTACAActtaacaaaagaataagcatccctATAATCTACTTTGCATAGTTATATTCTTGGGAGGTTTGCGTGATTGTAGCATTTAGGTAATTTTGGCAgaattttcaacatttccaaagCATCCAAAAGGTTGGATAAAGTCACAATTgacttttttttcaaaaacatcaaaGCTTGGAGGACAAAATTAGAAATCAAATGTTAAAATTTAAAAACTTTTACAGGAGCCATTTTAAATTTTGCATTAGAAACTCATTTTTCAGTCActagaaagaaaaaatatttttggcatgCAAAAACCATTTTTAATAAGTTTGGCACCTTCCCTAATTTCAATCTATGTTCTCCTACTCCTATTTCCATACATCAATATATATCCATCCTTATCTATATCCTACCTATATTTATATTCATGCATTCCCATTAGTTTTTGTCCTATATTTGCATACATTTACCCATGATCATTGTATTATATATCTTTTTACAACGGACCATTTTTGTAGCATTGAGGATTGATCTTGCTTGGCTTGAATTttaaggaaaaataaatttgtttcaaattttaaaattctccTCTTTCCTCGTAGTCATTGGGAGTTGAGTTTGTAAAACATGGAATTATCTAGCAGGGCTTCAAATTTAAAGACATTAATTGACCATTAAGCAATCATTGACTTATTCGTATATAGAATGAACTTATGAACATTTTCATTTGGAACTTTAAATAGAATAAAAATATTGTATCAAAATCAACATCTAAGTATCTTTATCACAATCAAAAAACTATTCTAATTAAGGGAGTAGGAGAACATGACCATTGATTATTTCACTATCTTTATGATGTAGTTATAAATATACCAAGTCCTTAATAATCAATGAGGAGTATAGAATCTAGcaaatcaaagagaaaaagtatatATTGTGATAGATAAGGTCTAGAGTTACAAATTAGACatgtataatataaaattaatctaCAATCACATAATTAACTTAAAAGGTTAATAATTTCCCATGCAAGTGAATATATTTAGTTGCGTCGTATACAATTACACCGGGTGTGTTCATAGTTTCAAGAAACATTTGCATAAATTAGTTTTTTGAATTACTGGTATGAACATAAATTCAACTATTTCCTATCTCTATGTTGCAGTTCTTGTGAGATTTACCTAAGAAATGTTTTTAAGTGACAATCGAGATAATATAAACAAACACTGGCTTGACGTTCTACCACTAcacttcaaatttgagaaaaatattATTCGATATTTTCCATATATTCGTCTTTAGTGAAAGATGACAAGAGAGTCTCGGCAACCAAAACTAAAATAACTAAGAAGCCTCATTCCGTGTGCTCATGCTTGCAAAGTAACAGAATTGAGGGATTCCTAAGAATTTGTCTATAATGCACGCATTTGGTCTAACAGCTGGAACCTTTTCTGCAGGTGAGAACACCCGAACTTGCAGTGATAGAGCCCACAATAGAGGAAGGTCTTGCCGCCATACTCGAAGCTTTGGCATAGCTTGAGGATTCTTTAGCCCCTGATGCTGTGAAGAATGCCCCATTTAACATAAGATCTCCCACTGATCTCCAGTTGCCTTCTGTTGAATCTTGGTGCTTTGTAACCTGCACATTACCCATACTATAACTATACTACAACCGTTGAATACCAAAGATATAAGAGACATGAGTTGTACAGGTCTTTTACCTCCTTGTGGAATCGATAATCAGGAGCAAGGAATCTGTTGCCTTGGCTGTTAATGGTGGGGTTTGCACTTCCCCCGATTGCATACATTTCCCAGTGGGTGTAATCATTGTTCACCACATGAAAGTATCCATGTCGACATCTGCATCATAACGTTAATATCTTAAAGACTTGAGCAAATAAACTTCAGCAAGCTGTATATTCGTGGTCTTTGTGCAAGGAATACAGTTTGTTACAAAATTCTATTCACACCTGGGCATACgttgaacaagcccttctccaaagtGGTTGAAAGCAACTGTTACTTGCATTTTGACGTCCTCGGTGTAGGCGTCGCTGTGTCCTAGGAGCATCACCTGGAAAAAGCCAATAAATATTGGACTTGAGAAATAGCGTTCTATCGACAATTTAATAAATACTCACATTTTTTTCGTTCAAGTCAAGTAATAGGCTTTTAATACCCTACCCTAAAATCCTCGGATAAAAAATACAATTGTGAAACCTAATTTCAAAGAAAAGTATATTTATGGAAGACCAAAAAAGCAGTTTTGAGCACCTTGTCATGGTGAGTGAAAAAGCTGTTTGAAATGGTTATAGCAGTGGAACCCATGATGGCGTCGATCAATCCATCTGCGCAACTTGACAATGAACAGTGGTCAACCCAAATTGCGCTTGATCCAAAGATGGAAATCCCATCTCCATCACTCTTGGTTCTAAACCCATAATGTGTCGGGGAGCTCCTAACATTTGTGTTTCCCGCAGGTTTACAGTCGTGGATATGAACTCCATGAATGATAATATTGGTCACATACTGAATTGTAATGCAAGCTCCATTTGCTATATGAACATTGGCACCTCTACCATCAATAGTCTTATAACTGTTCATGATAAGCTCCTCCTTGAGCTGAATAACCATATCTTTTTGGAAAATAATCCAGAGAGGTTCGGTTTGAATAACAGCGTGCCGCAGAGTGCCAGGTCGAGGATTGACCGGGTCATCGTCATTTGGATCTGTAACTATATAAAATCTGCCATTCTTACCTCCAATGGCGTTTTTGCCAAATCCGATGGCACAATCAGCCAGTCTCTTTCGGTTGTTAACCCAGTTAGGATCACAACGCCAACAGTCATCGATGGGGTTCCCCGTTTCGCACGAGCTCAGCTTTCTTTTCGAATTATTTAAACTCCTGCACAATAGTTCTTGAAGTAAATAATCTCAACTGTCTGTAATATATGCTAGCTATAAAAAAATGCTAGGACTTCGAAATTCTCTTAATTGAACTGACTTAAATATCTTTTCTGTAGTGAATTTTCTTTCATTGAATCTGTCTCAACGACGACAATTGTTAATTATCCAATGGCATGATGATATGGGTGATAGAAATTTGTTCTATAACTGCTGCATACCAACTACAGTTACGAGAATAGTATTATAGAAATTACAGTGAAGAAAACGTCGAGGAACAGCATAAGAATAAATAGAACATTTATAATAAACCTTGTCATTTAAGATTTCATACTAATGTACTAAATTCAATAAGATATTGGATTTCATTTCTATACTACCATAAATAAATTCTCTAAAATTTCTAAATCATCTGAAAGGCGAAATGGTTACCTTTCTACCATTTGAACTACAAGCTCCGGCTTCTCAACATGATATTTATCACTATTCTCAGCCTTAGTCATATTGAAGGGGGTTCTTATTGATTCCACCATTACTAACTTGATGAAAAAGAcagcaagaagaagaaacaatggCTGTAAGGCTTGTCTGCTCGCCATTTTGGATAGGAGAAAACCTGCAATGGTTGTATTACATGCTATGGCTTTGGGCTATCTTATATACAAAATCATCATGTGCAAAATCTGTAGAGAAGGGGGAATCTTGACCCCGACGTTTGAAAAATTGTTGTGTGCACGTTATCTCAGTGCGATTATTACGGTGGTAATGCACATGACTATAGCGCTTGACTCATAAACAATAGTGAGTAATGATGTGATAGAGCATTCCTCCAACGTTTCTTAGAATGTTTACTCCGACGTTTTTCTGAATTGAGAGTTTTCTCCAAATCTATTTGAAAAACATAGATATAGAAACTTTCATGGATGTGGTGGACGCCGCATTTTATCCGTGTCTGCTTTCCATGGTGACTCCATTGAGTTATTCGGTAGTAACACTTCTTTGGGTTTCACATTAAAACATGAGAAACATTGGCAAAGGTGATATGGCCCACAAGTATGTTTGTCTTTGGTTATAAATGACTTTCCTCTTCCGTAATTTGCACGGGGATGGGCGACCAAGTTTGGTATAAAATTCTCGCATGTTGTTCCCGCGCTCACATGGTTCCCGCGCTCTTCATTTTTTTTATCGTGGAAAAAATTAGAATTCCAAAGAATCTAACATATCGAAACTTAATAGATTGTAAATGTATATTTGTAGGATAAACTTCTTTATGTTAACGCAA from Cryptomeria japonica chromosome 3, Sugi_1.0, whole genome shotgun sequence harbors:
- the LOC131059207 gene encoding probable pectate lyase 18, whose product is MASRQALQPLFLLLAVFFIKLVMVESIRTPFNMTKAENSDKYHVEKPELVVQMVERSLNNSKRKLSSCETGNPIDDCWRCDPNWVNNRKRLADCAIGFGKNAIGGKNGRFYIVTDPNDDDPVNPRPGTLRHAVIQTEPLWIIFQKDMVIQLKEELIMNSYKTIDGRGANVHIANGACITIQYVTNIIIHGVHIHDCKPAGNTNVRSSPTHYGFRTKSDGDGISIFGSSAIWVDHCSLSSCADGLIDAIMGSTAITISNSFFTHHDKVMLLGHSDAYTEDVKMQVTVAFNHFGEGLVQRMPRCRHGYFHVVNNDYTHWEMYAIGGSANPTINSQGNRFLAPDYRFHKEVTKHQDSTEGNWRSVGDLMLNGAFFTASGAKESSSYAKASSMAARPSSIVGSITASSGVLTCRKGSSC